In Spirochaeta lutea, a genomic segment contains:
- the gpmA gene encoding 2,3-diphosphoglycerate-dependent phosphoglycerate mutase translates to MYKLVLIRHGESLWNKENRFTGWTDVDLSEKGVEEARNAGALLKADGYTFDVAYNSVLKRAIKTLNIVLEEMDLLWIPVIKNWRLNERHYGALQGLNKAETAEKHGEEQVTIWRRSYDVPPPALTADDERYPGNDPRYADLSSEELPLTECLKDTVDRFLPLWHDEIAPTIKSGKKVVIAAHGNSLRALVKYLDNMTEEAILKLNIPTGTPLVYELDENLKPIKHYYLGDQAAIDAAMNAVANQGKKG, encoded by the coding sequence ATGTATAAACTCGTATTGATTCGTCACGGTGAGAGCCTGTGGAACAAGGAGAACCGTTTCACCGGTTGGACCGATGTCGACCTTTCAGAGAAGGGTGTCGAAGAGGCTAGGAACGCCGGGGCCCTACTCAAGGCAGATGGTTATACCTTCGATGTTGCATATAATTCTGTTCTCAAGAGGGCCATTAAGACCCTTAATATCGTTCTGGAAGAGATGGATCTATTATGGATTCCCGTGATCAAAAACTGGCGCCTGAACGAACGGCATTACGGAGCCCTCCAGGGCTTGAACAAGGCCGAGACGGCAGAAAAGCATGGCGAGGAGCAGGTGACTATCTGGCGCAGAAGCTACGATGTCCCGCCTCCCGCATTGACCGCCGATGATGAGCGTTATCCGGGTAACGATCCCCGGTACGCAGATCTTTCCTCCGAGGAACTCCCCCTGACGGAATGCCTGAAGGATACCGTGGATCGGTTTCTGCCCCTCTGGCACGATGAGATTGCTCCCACTATTAAGAGCGGGAAGAAGGTCGTAATCGCTGCCCACGGGAACAGTCTCCGGGCGCTGGTCAAGTACCTGGATAATATGACCGAGGAGGCAATCCTGAAGCTAAACATCCCCACAGGAACACCTCTGGTGTATGAGCTGGATGAGAATCTGAAACCCATTAAACACTACTACCTGGGCGATCAGGCTGCCATCGATGCCGCCATGAACGCTGTAGCAAACCAGGGTAAGAAGGGGTAG
- a CDS encoding MarC family protein, translated as MVSFFVELYLKFFFLLTPFFVMSTFMSMTTGMEVRERRFLAFRVTLAVLITSIVIALIGNWVFSVFGITLDAFRIGTGFLLFYNAFDLVHGGKAQNKRTGPAPPGLDDEDIAVVPLAIPVTVGPGTTGALLVLGSELTSANRVIAGLTAIGFAILTVGALLVASSYLEKLIKKQGFVIMSKITGLILSALAAQLILTGIMNFVRLFQGA; from the coding sequence ATGGTTTCATTTTTCGTTGAGCTATACCTGAAGTTCTTCTTTTTACTTACTCCCTTCTTTGTGATGTCCACCTTTATGTCCATGACCACGGGTATGGAGGTGAGGGAGCGGCGGTTTCTTGCCTTCCGGGTAACCCTCGCCGTTTTGATCACCAGTATCGTGATTGCCCTCATTGGAAACTGGGTGTTTTCAGTCTTCGGCATTACCCTGGATGCCTTCCGAATAGGAACGGGATTCCTGCTCTTCTATAACGCCTTCGATCTGGTTCACGGGGGAAAGGCGCAAAATAAACGGACCGGTCCGGCACCCCCGGGTTTAGATGACGAGGATATTGCCGTCGTTCCCTTGGCAATACCGGTAACCGTGGGCCCCGGAACCACCGGTGCATTGCTGGTTTTGGGTAGTGAGTTAACCAGTGCAAACCGGGTCATCGCCGGTTTAACCGCCATCGGGTTTGCCATTCTCACGGTCGGAGCCCTGCTGGTAGCAAGTTCCTATTTGGAGAAGCTGATCAAGAAACAGGGCTTTGTAATCATGAGTAAGATCACCGGCCTAATTCTCTCAGCACTGGCAGCCCAGCTTATCCTGACGGGCATAATGAATTTCGTACGGCTCTTTCAGGGCGCCTGA
- a CDS encoding response regulator, with protein sequence MKILQIEPSQLFQKIIREIFVERGQEVIQVSTVEEAAAALDDSVLMILMSMELGRTPEGKPAAESFLKSLGSNQKKSIPVIVITSSESLEIRQRYFDLGVTDFVLKKDLNYDSFNRYLERFSREDPLKERLRSVNIGVLEDNRMEMNIIRNIFLLNGIHHAEFFTHPRDLIESEKTFDILICDVILPDMKGEDVVRIMRQKYPRSAILVISALNKYKAIAPVLDAGAQDYIAKPFLPDVFMLRLRSAVKDLAVLELLEEHGIDTRGLLY encoded by the coding sequence GTGAAGATTCTACAAATCGAACCTAGTCAGCTGTTTCAGAAGATAATTAGGGAAATCTTCGTCGAACGGGGCCAGGAGGTGATCCAGGTTTCTACCGTCGAGGAGGCTGCAGCCGCCTTGGATGATTCGGTGCTCATGATTCTGATGAGTATGGAATTAGGCAGGACTCCTGAGGGAAAACCTGCCGCCGAGAGTTTTTTGAAGTCCCTGGGCTCCAACCAGAAGAAAAGCATCCCGGTTATTGTAATCACCTCCAGTGAGTCCCTGGAGATTCGGCAGCGCTACTTCGATCTGGGGGTAACCGATTTTGTCCTTAAAAAGGACCTAAACTACGATAGTTTTAATAGGTATCTGGAGCGATTCAGTCGGGAAGACCCGCTGAAGGAGCGGCTGCGGAGTGTGAACATCGGGGTTCTCGAAGACAACCGTATGGAGATGAATATTATCCGAAATATTTTCCTCCTGAACGGGATTCACCATGCGGAGTTTTTTACCCATCCCCGAGACCTCATCGAATCGGAGAAAACCTTCGATATTCTCATCTGCGATGTCATTCTTCCGGACATGAAGGGTGAGGATGTGGTGAGAATCATGCGCCAGAAATATCCCCGTTCGGCAATTCTGGTGATTTCCGCCCTGAACAAGTATAAGGCTATTGCCCCTGTATTGGATGCTGGCGCCCAGGACTATATCGCAAAACCATTTCTACCCGACGTTTTCATGCTCAGGCTGCGGAGTGCAGTGAAGGATCTGGCGGTGCTAGAGCTGCTGGAAGAGCACGGGATCGATACCCGGGGACTGTTATACTAG
- a CDS encoding MarR family winged helix-turn-helix transcriptional regulator — protein sequence MSYSMGSFVQFAKANNLSLSQIGTLFHIQKAGICGVHQISHELGVSNPAASQMLDRLVEQGLINRKEDPQDRRAKQLELTEAGQDLIRRVVRVRQDWISRIEDQLSDHQKDKIVSAVTLLSRTLGSLADQADRRGL from the coding sequence ATGAGTTATAGCATGGGCAGCTTTGTGCAGTTCGCCAAAGCCAACAACCTCTCATTATCCCAGATAGGAACCCTGTTCCATATTCAGAAGGCTGGTATATGCGGGGTACATCAGATCAGCCATGAGCTCGGGGTTAGTAATCCCGCAGCAAGCCAGATGCTAGATCGTTTGGTTGAACAGGGACTGATAAACCGGAAAGAAGATCCCCAAGACCGACGCGCAAAACAACTGGAATTAACAGAGGCCGGGCAGGATTTGATTCGGCGAGTGGTCCGGGTGCGCCAAGACTGGATAAGCCGAATCGAGGATCAGCTTTCCGATCATCAGAAGGATAAGATTGTATCCGCTGTTACCCTGCTCAGCCGAACCCTGGGAAGTCTTGCGGATCAGGCGGATAGGAGGGGGTTATGA
- a CDS encoding iron-sulfur cluster assembly scaffold protein encodes MDMDSRGTLIMDTYRNPRYRYAQEDSDLILEEVNRSCGDRVQLYVRFRRDTAVPGKGEPGQGDSSIPTRAGSEADAPVSGTERERVIGEISFQGEGCSVCLSSAELLCRFARGRGLGEIQRSARAFESFLTVETEGGQAGEPGIPEELSVFRDLQRFPMRQKCALMAWRMMATL; translated from the coding sequence ATGGATATGGATTCCAGGGGAACGCTAATCATGGATACCTACCGCAATCCCCGGTACCGGTATGCCCAGGAAGATTCAGATCTTATTCTGGAAGAGGTAAACCGATCCTGCGGGGACCGGGTTCAGCTGTATGTCCGCTTTCGTCGGGATACGGCGGTTCCAGGGAAGGGGGAGCCCGGGCAGGGGGATTCGAGTATCCCTACCCGGGCTGGTTCCGAGGCGGATGCTCCGGTTTCAGGGACGGAGCGAGAACGGGTGATCGGGGAGATATCCTTCCAGGGGGAGGGGTGTTCGGTTTGTCTTTCCAGTGCAGAGCTGCTCTGCCGATTTGCCCGGGGCCGGGGGCTGGGAGAAATCCAACGGAGCGCCCGGGCATTCGAATCCTTCCTAACCGTAGAAACCGAGGGGGGACAGGCAGGAGAGCCGGGGATTCCCGAGGAGCTTTCGGTGTTCCGCGATTTACAGCGGTTCCCCATGCGGCAGAAATGCGCCCTCATGGCTTGGCGGATGATGGCAACCTTGTAG
- a CDS encoding M15 family metallopeptidase produces the protein MINPWELFLKYRLIIGVGFGIVLAVLVFSAGSTRWYGPGGSSDTDEFSAPEPGRGNSGSSESNDHVVSENGGVGPEEMSIPPADRLPGFNQIRILQESYPERITARGVIDEQWALKMDGTWYLWAEGRLLPQGQHKNWQEFLEIRFYSYSLDPFRVPEYSPEQTRRMMNWGGQGGVDTRIRFNGFLDSLYEVDSEDSADRLMVRIELMGKPTRVHPLLQEPLQRVQERLEALAREDQEVGTFLDSIHQIHGYNWRNIAGTLRRSYHSYGVAIDLVPYSYGGRFPYWRWALDAGIEEWWTLDESRRWQIPPQIVRIFEDEGFVWGGKWTAFDSMHFEFRPEVIQMAGPARDIGTEQPENEPVQQP, from the coding sequence ATGATTAATCCGTGGGAATTATTCTTAAAATACAGGCTTATCATCGGGGTGGGCTTCGGGATTGTTCTTGCCGTCCTGGTATTCAGCGCGGGCAGTACCCGGTGGTACGGTCCCGGAGGTTCTTCTGATACCGATGAATTTTCGGCCCCAGAGCCTGGCCGCGGTAATTCCGGCAGCTCGGAGTCCAATGACCATGTTGTCTCGGAAAATGGGGGTGTAGGCCCGGAGGAGATGAGCATTCCGCCTGCGGACAGGTTACCGGGATTCAATCAGATTCGGATACTCCAAGAATCCTACCCTGAACGCATCACCGCCCGGGGTGTTATTGATGAGCAGTGGGCCCTAAAAATGGACGGTACCTGGTATCTCTGGGCCGAGGGAAGATTATTGCCCCAGGGCCAGCATAAGAATTGGCAGGAATTCCTCGAGATTCGGTTCTATAGCTACAGCCTGGACCCCTTCAGGGTCCCGGAATACAGTCCAGAACAGACCCGTCGGATGATGAACTGGGGCGGCCAGGGAGGTGTGGATACCAGAATCCGCTTCAATGGTTTTTTAGACTCCCTGTATGAGGTGGATTCTGAGGACTCCGCAGACCGGTTGATGGTACGCATTGAACTGATGGGAAAGCCGACCCGGGTTCATCCCCTGCTCCAGGAACCCCTTCAGCGGGTCCAGGAGCGGTTGGAGGCCCTTGCCAGGGAGGACCAGGAGGTGGGTACCTTTTTAGATTCCATCCATCAGATCCACGGTTATAACTGGCGGAATATCGCCGGCACCCTCCGACGGAGCTATCACAGCTACGGAGTGGCAATTGATCTCGTGCCCTACAGCTACGGCGGTCGTTTCCCGTACTGGCGGTGGGCCCTGGACGCAGGCATTGAGGAGTGGTGGACCCTGGATGAGAGCCGGCGGTGGCAGATTCCTCCCCAGATTGTCAGGATCTTTGAGGACGAGGGCTTTGTCTGGGGTGGGAAATGGACGGCCTTCGATAGTATGCATTTTGAGTTCCGGCCTGAGGTGATTCAAATGGCCGGACCGGCCCGGGACATTGGCACCGAGCAGCCGGAGAACGAGCCGGTGCAGCAGCCCTAG